One genomic segment of Aythya fuligula isolate bAytFul2 chromosome 5, bAytFul2.pri, whole genome shotgun sequence includes these proteins:
- the ZBTB1 gene encoding zinc finger and BTB domain-containing protein 1 isoform X4: MARTSHSNYVLQQLNNQREWGFLCDCCIAIDDIYFQAHKAVLAACSSYFRMFFMNHQHTTAQLNLSNMKISAECFDLILQFMYLGKIMTAPANFEQFKVAMNYLQLYNVPECLEDIQDTDSSSLKCSSSASSTQNSKMIFGVRMYEDTLTRNGSEANRWGMEPPSSTVNTSHNKEPDEEALQLGSFPEQLFDVCKKSTTSKFSHTKERVSHSRRFGRSFTCDSCGFSFSCEKLLDEHVLTCTNRHSYQSARYYGAEKLDFSEKDSTSKIISTQTEKYKGDSSQAADDSSSPVSNVTSRKSSTVASETSGEEGSRASERKRIIIKMEPEDSPADELKDFNIIKVTDKDCNESSDNDDLDDEQEEPLYRYYVEEEIREKRNARKTLKPRLSMDDDERKCLQSPRHLNRKAPSVQEDVENAPCELCGLTITEEDLSSHYLSKHIENICACGKCGQILVKGKQLQDHAQTCGEPQDLTMNGIRNSEEKMDLEENPDDQSEIREMMFAEMIEDFRDSHFQMNSLQKKQLYKHSACPFRCPNCGQRFETENLVVEHMSNCLEQDLFKNSMMEENERDHRLVK; the protein is encoded by the coding sequence ATGGCAAGAACCAGCCACAGCAACTATGTCCTTCAGCAGCTAAACAACCAAAGAGAGTGGGGCTTTCTGTGTGACTGCTGTATTGCTATCgatgatatttattttcaagcacaTAAGGCAGTCCTTGCTGCATGCAGCTCCTATTTTAGGATGTTTTTTATGAACCATCAACACACTACAGCCCAGCTGAATCTAAGCAACATGAAGATTAGCGCTGAATGCTTTGATCTTATTTTACAGTTCATGTATTTAGGAAAAATTATGACAGCCCCTGCCAATTTTGAGCAATTTAAAGTGGCCATGAACTATTTACAGCTATATAATGTACCTGAGTGTCTAGAAGATATACAGGATACAGACTCATCTAGTTTAAAGTGCTCATCTTCTGCTTCTAGCACCCAGAATAGTAAAATGATATTTGGTGTGAGAATGTATGAAGACACGCTCACCAGAAATGGCAGCGAAGCAAACAGGTGGGGCATGGAGCCGCCAAGTTCAACAGTTAATACATCCCATAACAAAGAGCCCGATGAAGAAGCTTTGCAGCTAGGCAGTTTCCCCGAACAACTGTTTGATGTCTGCAAAAAAAGCACCACCTCCAAATTCTCTCACACAAAAGAGCGTGTGTCCCACTCGCGCCGTTTTGGAAGAAGCTTCACCTGTGACAGCTGTGGGTTTAGTTTTAGCTGTGAGAAGTTACTGGATGAGCACGTGCTAACGTGCACTAACAGGCATTCGTACCAAAGTGCCAGGTACTACGGTGCTGAAAAACTAGACTTTAGTGAAAAGGACTCTACTTCTAAAATAATCTCTAcgcaaacagaaaaatacaaagggGACTCAAGCCAAGCTGCTGATGATTCTTCGTCTCCTGTGTCCAATGTTacaagcaggaaaagcagcacagttGCATCAGAGACCTCAGGTGAAGAAGGAAGTAGAGCCTCCGAGAGGAAGAGGATTATTATCAAGATGGAACCAGAGGACAGTCCTGCAGACGAGCTGaaagattttaatattattaaagtGACAGATAAAGACTGCAATGAGTCTTCTGACAATGACGACCTAGATGATGAGCAGGAAGAGCCGCTTTACAGGTACTATGTTGAGGAGGagatcagagagaaaagaaatgctcGGAAGACTTTAAAACCTCGTTTATCCATGGATGACGATGAAAGAAAGTGTTTACAGAGTCCACGGCACCTTAACAGGAAAGCTCCTTCGGTACAGGAAGACGTGGAGAATGCTCCCTGTGAACTTTGTGGGCTAACAATCACTGAGGAAGATTTGTCCTCTCATTATTTGTCCAAACACATAGAAAATATATGTGCCTGTGGCAAGTGTGGTCAAATACTGGTCAAAGGCAAACAGTTACAAGATCATGCACAGACCTGTGGAGAACCCCAGGATCTGACCATGAATGGTATCAGAaattctgaggaaaaaatggacTTGGAAGAAAACCCTGACGACCAGTCAGAAATAAGGGAGATGATGTTTGCAGAGATGATAGAGGACTTCAGGGACAGTCATTTCCAAATGAACAGCCTtcaaaaaaaacagttatataAGCATTCTGCCTGTCCTTTCCGATGTCCTAATTGTGGTCAACgttttgaaactgaaaaccTGGTGGTTGAACATATGTCAAACTGCCTAGAGCAAGATCTGTTCAAGAATTCCATGATGGAAGAGAATGAGAGAGATCACAGAC
- the ZBTB1 gene encoding zinc finger and BTB domain-containing protein 1 isoform X1 yields the protein MARTSHSNYVLQQLNNQREWGFLCDCCIAIDDIYFQAHKAVLAACSSYFRMFFMNHQHTTAQLNLSNMKISAECFDLILQFMYLGKIMTAPANFEQFKVAMNYLQLYNVPECLEDIQDTDSSSLKCSSSASSTQNSKMIFGVRMYEDTLTRNGSEANRWGMEPPSSTVNTSHNKEPDEEALQLGSFPEQLFDVCKKSTTSKFSHTKERVSHSRRFGRSFTCDSCGFSFSCEKLLDEHVLTCTNRHSYQSARYYGAEKLDFSEKDSTSKIISTQTEKYKGDSSQAADDSSSPVSNVTSRKSSTVASETSGEEGSRASERKRIIIKMEPEDSPADELKDFNIIKVTDKDCNESSDNDDLDDEQEEPLYRYYVEEEIREKRNARKTLKPRLSMDDDERKCLQSPRHLNRKAPSVQEDVENAPCELCGLTITEEDLSSHYLSKHIENICACGKCGQILVKGKQLQDHAQTCGEPQDLTMNGIRNSEEKMDLEENPDDQSEIREMMFAEMIEDFRDSHFQMNSLQKKQLYKHSACPFRCPNCGQRFETENLVVEHMSNCLEQDLFKNSMMEENERDHRRKHFCNLCGKGFYQRCHLREHYTVHTKEKQFVCQTCGKQFLRERQLRLHNDMHKGMARYVCSICDQGNFRKHDHVRHMISHLSAGETICQVCFQIFPNNEQLEQHMDVHLYTCGVCGAKFNLRKDMRSHYNAKHLKRT from the coding sequence ATGGCAAGAACCAGCCACAGCAACTATGTCCTTCAGCAGCTAAACAACCAAAGAGAGTGGGGCTTTCTGTGTGACTGCTGTATTGCTATCgatgatatttattttcaagcacaTAAGGCAGTCCTTGCTGCATGCAGCTCCTATTTTAGGATGTTTTTTATGAACCATCAACACACTACAGCCCAGCTGAATCTAAGCAACATGAAGATTAGCGCTGAATGCTTTGATCTTATTTTACAGTTCATGTATTTAGGAAAAATTATGACAGCCCCTGCCAATTTTGAGCAATTTAAAGTGGCCATGAACTATTTACAGCTATATAATGTACCTGAGTGTCTAGAAGATATACAGGATACAGACTCATCTAGTTTAAAGTGCTCATCTTCTGCTTCTAGCACCCAGAATAGTAAAATGATATTTGGTGTGAGAATGTATGAAGACACGCTCACCAGAAATGGCAGCGAAGCAAACAGGTGGGGCATGGAGCCGCCAAGTTCAACAGTTAATACATCCCATAACAAAGAGCCCGATGAAGAAGCTTTGCAGCTAGGCAGTTTCCCCGAACAACTGTTTGATGTCTGCAAAAAAAGCACCACCTCCAAATTCTCTCACACAAAAGAGCGTGTGTCCCACTCGCGCCGTTTTGGAAGAAGCTTCACCTGTGACAGCTGTGGGTTTAGTTTTAGCTGTGAGAAGTTACTGGATGAGCACGTGCTAACGTGCACTAACAGGCATTCGTACCAAAGTGCCAGGTACTACGGTGCTGAAAAACTAGACTTTAGTGAAAAGGACTCTACTTCTAAAATAATCTCTAcgcaaacagaaaaatacaaagggGACTCAAGCCAAGCTGCTGATGATTCTTCGTCTCCTGTGTCCAATGTTacaagcaggaaaagcagcacagttGCATCAGAGACCTCAGGTGAAGAAGGAAGTAGAGCCTCCGAGAGGAAGAGGATTATTATCAAGATGGAACCAGAGGACAGTCCTGCAGACGAGCTGaaagattttaatattattaaagtGACAGATAAAGACTGCAATGAGTCTTCTGACAATGACGACCTAGATGATGAGCAGGAAGAGCCGCTTTACAGGTACTATGTTGAGGAGGagatcagagagaaaagaaatgctcGGAAGACTTTAAAACCTCGTTTATCCATGGATGACGATGAAAGAAAGTGTTTACAGAGTCCACGGCACCTTAACAGGAAAGCTCCTTCGGTACAGGAAGACGTGGAGAATGCTCCCTGTGAACTTTGTGGGCTAACAATCACTGAGGAAGATTTGTCCTCTCATTATTTGTCCAAACACATAGAAAATATATGTGCCTGTGGCAAGTGTGGTCAAATACTGGTCAAAGGCAAACAGTTACAAGATCATGCACAGACCTGTGGAGAACCCCAGGATCTGACCATGAATGGTATCAGAaattctgaggaaaaaatggacTTGGAAGAAAACCCTGACGACCAGTCAGAAATAAGGGAGATGATGTTTGCAGAGATGATAGAGGACTTCAGGGACAGTCATTTCCAAATGAACAGCCTtcaaaaaaaacagttatataAGCATTCTGCCTGTCCTTTCCGATGTCCTAATTGTGGTCAACgttttgaaactgaaaaccTGGTGGTTGAACATATGTCAAACTGCCTAGAGCAAGATCTGTTCAAGAATTCCATGATGGAAGAGAATGAGAGAGATCACAGACGTAAGCATTTCTGCAATCTTTGTGGGAAAGGATTTTATCAGCGTTGTCACTTGAGGGAACACTATACTGTTCATACCaaggaaaaacagtttgtttGTCAGACATGTGGGAAGCAGTTCTTAAGAGAGCGCCAGTTGCGGCTCCACAATGATATGCACAAAGGAATGGCCAGGTATGTCTGTTCCATTTGTGATCAaggaaacttcagaaaacatgaCCATGTACGGCATATGATATCTCACTTATCAGCTGGAGAGACTATATGCCAGGTCTGCTTTCAGATATTCCCAAATAATGAGCAACTGGAGCAGCACATGGATGTTCATCTGTATACATGTGGAGTATGTGgagcaaaatttaatttgagAAAAGATATGAGATCCCACTATAATGCCAAGCATTTGAAAAGAACATAA
- the ZBTB1 gene encoding zinc finger and BTB domain-containing protein 1 isoform X3, with protein MARTSHSNYVLQQLNNQREWGFLCDCCIAIDDIYFQAHKAVLAACSSYFRMFFMNHQHTTAQLNLSNMKISAECFDLILQFMYLGKIMTAPANFEQFKVAMNYLQLYNVPECLEDIQDTDSSSLKCSSSASSTQNSKMIFGVRMYEDTLTRNGSEANRWGMEPPSSTVNTSHNKEPDEEALQLGSFPEQLFDVCKKSTTSKFSHTKERVSHSRRFGRSFTCDSCGFSFSCEKLLDEHVLTCTNRHSYQSARYYGAEKLDFSEKDSTSKIISTQTEKYKGDSSQAADDSSSPVSNVTSRKSSTVASETSGEEGSRASERKRIIIKMEPEDSPADELKDFNIIKVTDKDCNESSDNDDLDDEQEEPLYRYYVEEEIREKRNARKTLKPRLSMDDDERKCLQSPRHLNRKAPSVQEDVENAPCELCGLTITEEDLSSHYLSKHIENICACGKCGQILVKGKQLQDHAQTCGEPQDLTMNGIRNSEEKMDLEENPDDQSEIREMMFAEMIEDFRDSHFQMNSLQKKQLYKHSACPFRCPNCGQRFETENLVVEHMSNCLEQDLFKNSMMEENERDHRPSSWKLHS; from the exons ATGGCAAGAACCAGCCACAGCAACTATGTCCTTCAGCAGCTAAACAACCAAAGAGAGTGGGGCTTTCTGTGTGACTGCTGTATTGCTATCgatgatatttattttcaagcacaTAAGGCAGTCCTTGCTGCATGCAGCTCCTATTTTAGGATGTTTTTTATGAACCATCAACACACTACAGCCCAGCTGAATCTAAGCAACATGAAGATTAGCGCTGAATGCTTTGATCTTATTTTACAGTTCATGTATTTAGGAAAAATTATGACAGCCCCTGCCAATTTTGAGCAATTTAAAGTGGCCATGAACTATTTACAGCTATATAATGTACCTGAGTGTCTAGAAGATATACAGGATACAGACTCATCTAGTTTAAAGTGCTCATCTTCTGCTTCTAGCACCCAGAATAGTAAAATGATATTTGGTGTGAGAATGTATGAAGACACGCTCACCAGAAATGGCAGCGAAGCAAACAGGTGGGGCATGGAGCCGCCAAGTTCAACAGTTAATACATCCCATAACAAAGAGCCCGATGAAGAAGCTTTGCAGCTAGGCAGTTTCCCCGAACAACTGTTTGATGTCTGCAAAAAAAGCACCACCTCCAAATTCTCTCACACAAAAGAGCGTGTGTCCCACTCGCGCCGTTTTGGAAGAAGCTTCACCTGTGACAGCTGTGGGTTTAGTTTTAGCTGTGAGAAGTTACTGGATGAGCACGTGCTAACGTGCACTAACAGGCATTCGTACCAAAGTGCCAGGTACTACGGTGCTGAAAAACTAGACTTTAGTGAAAAGGACTCTACTTCTAAAATAATCTCTAcgcaaacagaaaaatacaaagggGACTCAAGCCAAGCTGCTGATGATTCTTCGTCTCCTGTGTCCAATGTTacaagcaggaaaagcagcacagttGCATCAGAGACCTCAGGTGAAGAAGGAAGTAGAGCCTCCGAGAGGAAGAGGATTATTATCAAGATGGAACCAGAGGACAGTCCTGCAGACGAGCTGaaagattttaatattattaaagtGACAGATAAAGACTGCAATGAGTCTTCTGACAATGACGACCTAGATGATGAGCAGGAAGAGCCGCTTTACAGGTACTATGTTGAGGAGGagatcagagagaaaagaaatgctcGGAAGACTTTAAAACCTCGTTTATCCATGGATGACGATGAAAGAAAGTGTTTACAGAGTCCACGGCACCTTAACAGGAAAGCTCCTTCGGTACAGGAAGACGTGGAGAATGCTCCCTGTGAACTTTGTGGGCTAACAATCACTGAGGAAGATTTGTCCTCTCATTATTTGTCCAAACACATAGAAAATATATGTGCCTGTGGCAAGTGTGGTCAAATACTGGTCAAAGGCAAACAGTTACAAGATCATGCACAGACCTGTGGAGAACCCCAGGATCTGACCATGAATGGTATCAGAaattctgaggaaaaaatggacTTGGAAGAAAACCCTGACGACCAGTCAGAAATAAGGGAGATGATGTTTGCAGAGATGATAGAGGACTTCAGGGACAGTCATTTCCAAATGAACAGCCTtcaaaaaaaacagttatataAGCATTCTGCCTGTCCTTTCCGATGTCCTAATTGTGGTCAACgttttgaaactgaaaaccTGGTGGTTGAACATATGTCAAACTGCCTAGAGCAAGATCTGTTCAAGAATTCCATGATGGAAGAGAATGAGAGAGATCACAGAC CATCTTCGTGGAAGCTGCACTCTTAA
- the ZBTB1 gene encoding zinc finger and BTB domain-containing protein 1 isoform X2, which translates to MARTSHSNYVLQQLNNQREWGFLCDCCIAIDDIYFQAHKAVLAACSSYFRMFFMNHQHTTAQLNLSNMKISAECFDLILQFMYLGKIMTAPANFEQFKVAMNYLQLYNVPECLEDIQDTDSSSLKCSSSASSTQNSKMIFGVRMYEDTLTRNGSEANRWGMEPPSSTVNTSHNKEPDEEALQLGSFPEQLFDVCKKSTTSKFSHTKERVSHSRRFGRSFTCDSCGFSFSCEKLLDEHVLTCTNRHSYQSARYYGAEKLDFSEKDSTSKIISTQTEKYKGDSSQAADDSSSPVSNVTSRKSSTVASETSGEEGSRASERKRIIIKMEPEDSPADELKDFNIIKVTDKDCNESSDNDDLDDEQEEPLYRYYVEEEIREKRNARKTLKPRLSMDDDERKCLQSPRHLNRKAPSVQEDVENAPCELCGLTITEEDLSSHYLSKHIENICACGKCGQILVKGKQLQDHAQTCGEPQDLTMNGIRNSEEKMDLEENPDDQSEIREMMFAEMIEDFRDSHFQMNSLQKKQLYKHSACPFRCPNCGQRFETENLVVEHMSNCLEQDLFKNSMMEENERDHRRKHFCNLCGKGFYQRCHLREHYTVHTKEKQFVCQTCGKQFLRERQLRLHNDMHKGMASSEIGTSKLLNN; encoded by the coding sequence ATGGCAAGAACCAGCCACAGCAACTATGTCCTTCAGCAGCTAAACAACCAAAGAGAGTGGGGCTTTCTGTGTGACTGCTGTATTGCTATCgatgatatttattttcaagcacaTAAGGCAGTCCTTGCTGCATGCAGCTCCTATTTTAGGATGTTTTTTATGAACCATCAACACACTACAGCCCAGCTGAATCTAAGCAACATGAAGATTAGCGCTGAATGCTTTGATCTTATTTTACAGTTCATGTATTTAGGAAAAATTATGACAGCCCCTGCCAATTTTGAGCAATTTAAAGTGGCCATGAACTATTTACAGCTATATAATGTACCTGAGTGTCTAGAAGATATACAGGATACAGACTCATCTAGTTTAAAGTGCTCATCTTCTGCTTCTAGCACCCAGAATAGTAAAATGATATTTGGTGTGAGAATGTATGAAGACACGCTCACCAGAAATGGCAGCGAAGCAAACAGGTGGGGCATGGAGCCGCCAAGTTCAACAGTTAATACATCCCATAACAAAGAGCCCGATGAAGAAGCTTTGCAGCTAGGCAGTTTCCCCGAACAACTGTTTGATGTCTGCAAAAAAAGCACCACCTCCAAATTCTCTCACACAAAAGAGCGTGTGTCCCACTCGCGCCGTTTTGGAAGAAGCTTCACCTGTGACAGCTGTGGGTTTAGTTTTAGCTGTGAGAAGTTACTGGATGAGCACGTGCTAACGTGCACTAACAGGCATTCGTACCAAAGTGCCAGGTACTACGGTGCTGAAAAACTAGACTTTAGTGAAAAGGACTCTACTTCTAAAATAATCTCTAcgcaaacagaaaaatacaaagggGACTCAAGCCAAGCTGCTGATGATTCTTCGTCTCCTGTGTCCAATGTTacaagcaggaaaagcagcacagttGCATCAGAGACCTCAGGTGAAGAAGGAAGTAGAGCCTCCGAGAGGAAGAGGATTATTATCAAGATGGAACCAGAGGACAGTCCTGCAGACGAGCTGaaagattttaatattattaaagtGACAGATAAAGACTGCAATGAGTCTTCTGACAATGACGACCTAGATGATGAGCAGGAAGAGCCGCTTTACAGGTACTATGTTGAGGAGGagatcagagagaaaagaaatgctcGGAAGACTTTAAAACCTCGTTTATCCATGGATGACGATGAAAGAAAGTGTTTACAGAGTCCACGGCACCTTAACAGGAAAGCTCCTTCGGTACAGGAAGACGTGGAGAATGCTCCCTGTGAACTTTGTGGGCTAACAATCACTGAGGAAGATTTGTCCTCTCATTATTTGTCCAAACACATAGAAAATATATGTGCCTGTGGCAAGTGTGGTCAAATACTGGTCAAAGGCAAACAGTTACAAGATCATGCACAGACCTGTGGAGAACCCCAGGATCTGACCATGAATGGTATCAGAaattctgaggaaaaaatggacTTGGAAGAAAACCCTGACGACCAGTCAGAAATAAGGGAGATGATGTTTGCAGAGATGATAGAGGACTTCAGGGACAGTCATTTCCAAATGAACAGCCTtcaaaaaaaacagttatataAGCATTCTGCCTGTCCTTTCCGATGTCCTAATTGTGGTCAACgttttgaaactgaaaaccTGGTGGTTGAACATATGTCAAACTGCCTAGAGCAAGATCTGTTCAAGAATTCCATGATGGAAGAGAATGAGAGAGATCACAGACGTAAGCATTTCTGCAATCTTTGTGGGAAAGGATTTTATCAGCGTTGTCACTTGAGGGAACACTATACTGTTCATACCaaggaaaaacagtttgtttGTCAGACATGTGGGAAGCAGTTCTTAAGAGAGCGCCAGTTGCGGCTCCACAATGATATGCACAAAGGAATGGCCAG